The DNA window gctgaaatttaatgagaatgtatctagggatgtatggatgaagaaatattaagcatacagtgagtccatgagtgatatgcaaattaggtgtaaaaatgttcatttttggtcaaaaacttatatctcaaaaagtatttggtcactgagtctgaaacttggtgagatgtttctgaaagtgttattctgcagattttcttcaaaacattttgacaaaattggccctagcaaccatgaccacgcccatagcaacagccaaatggtcgtgtatttcacaaagataacagggattaatagacaattgaataaacattcaaaaaatgtatgtaaatttgcctagcaacaagaccacgcccatagcaacatccaaataatcacgtatattgcaaagataacagtaatagaaagacaaatgagtaaacattcaaaaaatgtatgcaaatgcacctagcaacaagaccacgcccatagcaacagccaaatgatcacatgtattgcaaagataacggggattaatagacaattgaataaacattcaaaagatatatgtaaatatgcctagcaacaagaccacgcccatagcaacagccaaataatcacttatattgaaaagataataccaggaattcatacacaagtgaacaaaaacatacaaaaatgtaagcaaatatatctaacaacatgaccacgcccatagcaacagccaaatgataacatatatcgtaaagatagcaacatggttggataggcaactgggtaGCCATTCAacaacacttattgttagcatggacttccatatggataaacatttttagaaaactgtacagttgttctacaatgccattggcggtatttttatagtgatgggtacacagaacatttgtcatttatttgatattttttttaaaattatttatttgttttgttttgttttgttttgtttgtcacactgTTCCAGGGTCCCCTGTGCCAGGCATTGTTTCCGTAATATTGATCTTGGCATTGTTGTCGTCTCCGTCTCATGAtaagattatgtaatatatagtcAACGAGTAGAAAATTGGGTAACAGAAATAAGCATTTATCATACTAACATTGGGAAAGATTTAAGTGAAATCCACTCTACAATTATTTCACACCAAATTGTAAGTTTAATATGTGTTTTCAATGATTGATTATTCTATCTTTGAAAGCTGAAAACGATGATTAACATACGATCTTTGGTGATTAAGGAGAGTGCGGGAAACTGACACTTTGTTGCAGGAGGAAATGTCAACTGCATCGGACGTTTGTGTGCCTGGAGATGAATACCAGAATTCGATTGacgttacaatttatacaaatgtGTTTACGTAAGATTATGATACTTGTTTCACATTTAATCTTTAGATATAACTGTgaaaaaataaactatttcatttaaaacacgatataaaatatttaaatgaaaatgaacgAAGTTCACGAACATGTCACTggacaaacaaaacatttatcatTCCAGCATCGGTTGTGTAATTTGATTGTGGTGTATGACTTCATATAGAGAGAAAAAATTAACGAAATATGTTCAACTGAACTGAATTTATCGTTTTCCCACTCTCATTAGAGAATATTGTCGTTGTCTATGTGAAATTTCAACTCCGTAAGTAACATTAGATGTTAAAGAAATGATACTTTCACAGATTatttacacaaacacattcCCAATGAGCTGTTGTCCTGCCCCGCGGAAATTTTATCTCTATGTATCTCCGACATCGTAATCATTCGACATCATAACTACTGATGTTATATCCGCACTGTAATTCGATGCGTTTTGAgggtacatatgtaattataacagaaccccatggcctcgcaatggacggtaaaccatacagaagttattttcactcgTGATTCGGTTTCTTCTGCTGCATTTTTACTCGCAAAAAACGCGACAGAGGAAACCGAATCACTCGTGTAAATAACTTATGTGTGCCTACCGTCCATTGCGAGGCAATTGGGTTCTGTCAATTATTAGCTGACCCAGAAGTTTGGATTGGGATTTGACATGGCGGTGTAAACCATGAAGTATTTTACGTGTCAGAAATCAACCGCTTTCTTTTAACTTTCCCAGATATAACACGTAACAGTGGCCGTATAGGATCAACTCAGTCGCACTTTCTTCCCAGTGAGGCGCATGTAAGGCATGCATACCAACATCAACCTATTatgaaatgacgtcatttacGCGCGAAATGTGAGCGTTTCGAGAACAGGTCGTCGAACAGGAAATATCGCATTCACAAGTGGTCAATTTTAACAAAAGCTGTAACCCATACCTTTTTACGCATATGGATATTATCCATATGCCAAACTtcaaactgttattctgcagattttcttcaaaacaatttgacaaaattggcattagcgaccatgaccacgcccttagcaacaaccaaacggtggtttatttcacaaagataacagggattaatagacaattggataaacattcaaaaaatgtatgtaaatttgcctcgcaacaagaccatgcccatagcaacagccaattgatGGTATGCATTAAAGATAACAGGGAGTAacaggcaagtgaataaacattataaaatgtattcaaatatgcctagcaacaagaccacacccatagcaaaagCTTGCAATGATAGCAAAAGGTATTAATAGATGGATAAAATagcaaaaaatgtatgtagatatgcctggCAACGAGATCTACCTACAggcaccgagttatatatatatatatatatatatatatatatatatatatatatatatatatatatatatatatatatatatatatatatatatatatatatattgtttattaatCCTGTTCTTTGGTTGTTACTATGGATGTGATCTCGTTGccaggcatatctacatacatttttttgctaTTTTATCCATCTATTAATACCTTTTGCTATCATTGCAAGcttttgctatgggtgtggtcttgttgctaggcatatttgaatacattttataatgtttattcacttacGTATTAATCCTTGATGTTAACTTTCaacatacatcatcatttggttgttgctatgggagtagtcttgttgctaggcatattgcATGCATTGtgtgaatctttattcacttacctacccatcccagTTTTTACCTTTGCAACATACATCTCTgtcttggctgttgctatggtgtggtcttgttgcatATTAGCATAAAGGTTTGGAATCATTATTCACGTGCTTATCTTTGTGATATGCAtaatttcagccccattcaccatgtagtGACCAtatataggtttttgaccaaaaattgatattttagacttaatttccatatcactgatgggatcattatCTTAGTACTCCTTCATCTATACATGCCCAGATAAACCCCCATTAAATTCCAGCCAAATCAGCTCCATAGTTTTGAAATTGcggatttttaaccaaaaatacatatttttagaCATAATTTGCATGTTTCTTATGGGATCATCACATCACGAGCAATTCTTTAttatctacacatccctaagaAAATTCCcaacaaatttcagaccaatctgcccagtagtttttaccaaaaatgacattttttgactgAAATGACACACCTTTGAAGCGATCATTTTGCTGTGACCAATCTAGCTCCCAACTAGATAACCATAATGTTCGCATCAAATACCAAGCCAATTAGTCTGACGGTTTGAGTttgtcatccacacacacacacacacacacagatacacagacgaacagacaccacaccatgcctatagtactactgaaccgtATCTGTTGTGCTACTAACAATATTAAATCAGACCTCTTTGCCAAACTGTATCACAGTGAACATCTAGCGAGCTGCTTACTGTTGGCGAAGATTTATGCTGTATTGAGGTTGTCTATTTCTTTTGTGTGTAATTGTATTTCCATCATTTGCTGTTTGCTCTATACGAGTGCTAGATCAAGGAATTTTGAAAGCTGCTGGCATAAGTTCAATGAAACCCCACAATAATAGCATTACTTTGTGTTTTTGATGGaatatacattttctttgtaGAGTGCTTTCACGTAGCACAATATCAGCTAACAGTTGACATCAGCCATTCAATTATTATTGTGTTAAGTAAtcaatacacacagacacacacatcaCCCACACTCATCACATCAGTAATTCAGTAATgtgaaatgattttttaaatttaattttttttaaaacagtcCATTTACAAAGATCATTCAGCAGAAGGTCAGACATAAGCAACATTTGAACTAGAAACTGCAACACtcgaaatatttttttgtagaaTAAAAGTAGCGCAATTTATAGCACACACAAGAATCATGAATTTGAATTACAGAAAACCAAGCATGTAATACCACAGCTCCTTACTTAACCTTTGCTGTCTCGGTTATTGAATTTGTGACACTACTGTGGCCGTGCATGGATGTGCACAGCCCATAGTTAAAGATCTAGCAATGTAGACAGGCTGCTCCTTACTGAAAACAACTATTATTCACTTTATTAACATATGTTTAACACATGTATATTCCTTTCTCAATTATAACACATATTGTTTGACAAACATGGTACAATCACATAGAACCAAATGTAAGAGATTTTAATACATTCTGGAAAAAAAGGACATTGTAAACTGTAGAAAAAATGTAGTAATAAGACAATACtattaaaactaaattattGGTATATTTTAAACTATGAAAATACACATCTTTTACTAGTGACTGCATGGACTTTCTCCTAACACAAAGCAATGACAGTTGTCTACAGTAAAGTGTGAATGACCTAAGACAATGCTGGACAATGATAGTGATGACATTCATAGGACTGAAACATATACATGATACAAGGATAATGATCTCGTCTTGTCtgagaaaggtcaaaggttggGCTCGGAGTGTGATCTGACATTTGATAAGTCACACACTAGTGTGAAATACTATATATTGAATTTCTCAAAAGTCTCATTGTAAAGTTAgtattacaacccataacaccaaagttaagtgttttctgtatgtaccacaatcatttatagcatccatatcaagtataaaaagtatactgtttcatttgataaCTGACCATATTAGAAAGGctacatgctaggcttgtaaataaaccaattgaaacagtatacttttacacttgatatcaATGCTAtgaacaagtgtagcacatagagaaagtgttctacttcagtgttactcattgtatttCCAAACTTGACTACACTTTTCCTGAAACAAATCTGGAAGGTATTCAAGCATAATATTACTCATATCTCACAtccaagtacattgtattttttcagAACATAAACCATGAGATATTTGTTTCTTAAGCATGacttacaaataaatttgataagAAACCTTAAGCTTCACTCAAAGAGCATAGCAAATTTCTTTTCAGAGGGAAAATGTTAGTATATGCACAATACATTGTAGGAGAAAATATCCCAAATTGTTAATATGACAATTTGGGATATTATGGAGTATTCACAATAGGTGTATTAAGACTATTCACCTATAGATGGAGCAGAGAGAACATTCTGCTATATGCTATCACCTTGATGCCCCAACCGAAATATTGCTAGACTCTATGCCAGAATACGGTGTTATTTATACACAACTAGGGTTGCCGTGATTTATACTTATAGGTACTAGGGTTGCCGTGATGTATACGTATAGGTACTAGGGTTGCCATGCACAGCCTGCTTCTCCTGCTTCAAAAATTTTAAAGCTTTCCAAACATTGATTATCAATCTGCGATTGTAGATGAGGAGGAATCACGTGTGAACACTTGTATTTCTCCATGATTTCTTTGCTCTTTGGATGGTTGGTGTATTCAATAGCAATCGCAGCAATACctatattcaataaaatattaaacataaacaaatattaaaatccacacaatttaataacatttgcatgtaaaacaaattgtgGCCCACCACAAATAAATGTCAACTCTATGTAcgtatttataaattatatcagaATATACTCAGTGGTACCTCATATTTTGctctctttttttcatttgtaatgagCTGACAAGTGTTGTCCTTATATTAATGTACCCATATTTTTATGGAAAGATTTAAAAGCTGTGACAATACAagcaatatgaaatatgaaaaactgTACAGAAGACACAACCCTACTGTACAGAAAAAGTAAGAATATTTTCACACTAACAGACGAGTTTAAATGAATTTagtataaaatatcatttatatcatacaGCTAAAGTACAATGTGAAAAGCTTCTGACATGCGATTGCTTTTGGCCTTTATCTTGGAAGCTAAAATTGTGACCATTGACAGATACAAGatatataattagatgttattccccaatatttttcttcgttcagccaaggaaaatatgagtaacctaaggggtctttgtcacttcTCGTCTAGCGACtggtagtgacaacccttaggtctggctgaatgaagaaaattatcgaagaataacataattataccagcaccagtaatatcaaagaaaattggggaaagtaatgacaattttgaacgttttgactcatatttcaaacacagcagaaccagtgacgtagaaaCACGTTGTCATGACCAgatgtatatattccatattttttgttcaacttggcttgtgcacgGTACAATGCTGTTAGTACTATCTATGTATACATAactatacatcatatattgTTATCATGTATGAATAACACTTACTGTAAAAGAAATGCTTTGATATGTTGTGACTTTGAAGGTCATGGTCACATTAAATTGCACCAGGAAAAAGATCACATCTGATGTTATGGATGTGACAGTTCTTGGTACCTACAATAACATtctacctcatgctagaggatcaaatagaacaagaaggtcaactTACTCTTATGGgtgcctatagtaatgtatgtggAGCGGAAGGTTATAGTGTCGACCAAGATCTCAAATATTCGTTATTTATGTGATGTTCCTAGCATAAtgagtaatattctatttcaggtacagTGAATTGAATCAAGTTTCAATGTAATCGGGTTCATGAAATATTGCTAACTCTACAAAATAAACTAACCTGCCACTTTTCCTTTCTGTCTTTCAACCAGATTAATAGCAGCTTGCATTGTGCCACCTGTTTCCATCCATTGATCAACAATTAGTACTCGCGTTCCTGTATGCATCAGATAACATAACGGAAAGTGAGCACAACTTGTTTGATTTCCAACAAAGAACAACGTCTAAAAACTATTCTGTTTGTTGAAGTAATCGAAACATTCAATTGACTGCTTGAACTCTTATTTCCAAGTACAAATGGATGGCTTCAACCaaatatcaatacatatcacatcacatcacatcacatcacagcacataacataccacatcacatcacataacagCACATAACATATCACATCACGTCATATCGCATTACATCACACAATATCACATCAcacatctcatcacatcacttcacatcccttcacatcacatcacatcacatcagatcagatcacatcacatcacatcacgtcacatcacatcagatcacatcacatcatgtcacatcacatcagatcAGATCACATCACGTAACATcacatatatcacatcacatcacatcacatcacatatctcatcacatcacatcacatcacatcacatctcgTCACATTGCATCACAACacagatcacatcacatcacatctcatcagatcacatcacatcacattacatcacatagATAGAACTTAAATTATCTTTTTTTATAACCTCAGATATTAAAGGTATATTTTGCTACCTTCTGGAAATGCAGTAGTTCGTAACTGTAGACATTTTTCTGTCTTCAAGTAGTCCACATAATCTTCATCTTCTGTGTCAACACAGAGACCTCCTTTTTTCCTTAGAGTTAAGAATCCCTTCTTCAGGGTATAAGCCATGGCAGCTCCTGCAGAATTATAATAAGCAACTccataacaatacaatgtatgcgAAAAGTTTGTTCTCTACTCATACAATGTAAAGGCAAAACATTTTCTGGAAGCAATtcccaaatttttgctgatGTCTTCATTCTCGCAAATTTGTTCCCATTAACTGCTTAACTGTATTACTTGCAAGGTAATCAAGGACTAAAAAGTCTCATATTCGTAAAAGAgtaacaccactccaggaaatagagacattttcataaactatgggttctaagtcattaaatttcataatgttttatgaaaatatttctacTTCCTGAATTGGCATCCCGTTTCACTAGGATTATCTTAACCTCTTTACTGATTATTATAGGAGCATTGTCGGTGACTGAGGGGTTAGCAAATTCACCTGCTAGCACTTTGTCAAGGTTCAACCTGATTCATACCTGGCTTGCTTGAATAAATGGCTGTCCGTACTTTATATTTCAGTCTGAACCTGCCAATCCTTTTCAAGTATTCAAGGTTTCTTGTGTATGAATGTTGTAAACAtggaaatattcatatattgaaGGTAAAAACAATACACTTTCAATATCATTGCCACCCTTGTACGCTATTTCTTAGCCATTACATACTGTATTTGTGCAACATGTAAGAATCCATTGTAATGTATGCTTTAAGTTATTACAACCACTCAGCAGCTAGCATGAACATGCGGAACTTGTTATAAACAGGGAaagcaaacaaatgaatttggTTTTTAAAACACTTGGCTAGGTGATGTATCATATCTGCCAAATTTTGCTGTTCAATTTGAATGATACCTCTCGGATCTCTATTTCACACAGATATTACTCAGTACTAAAAAAAAGTCATGTATTTTCCATAacacagtatatcatattaaATGAACAGTcaattccagactgcaaacaggaaattgagaatacagcgcccttgctcaaattgggggatatcatcacctcattgta is part of the Glandiceps talaboti chromosome 2, keGlaTala1.1, whole genome shotgun sequence genome and encodes:
- the LOC144453328 gene encoding adenine phosphoribosyltransferase-like produces the protein MSEKREKYWYLPLMAPNTRGSGYAWLDPSRLYANPEALQDCVADLLEPFDTSQIDVVVGIDAMGFILGAAMAYTLKKGFLTLRKKGGLCVDTEDEDYVDYLKTEKCLQLRTTAFPEGTRVLIVDQWMETGGTMQAAINLVERQKGKVAGIAAIAIEYTNHPKSKEIMEKYKCSHVIPPHLQSQIDNQCLESFKIFEAGEAGCAWQP